One Desulfovibrio fairfieldensis genomic window carries:
- a CDS encoding ATP-binding cassette domain-containing protein, with translation MRPAVGPATPEKPGPDEPGIAVRLEDLGMSFGKGATAVEALKGIDARIPAGRITGLVGPDAAGKTTLIRILAGLMQPTGGRALVFGRPAMELARREPNSIGYMPQRFGLYEDLTVMANLRLHASLRGLTGQARDELFARLLGFTSLGPFTERLAGRLSGGMKQKLGIACALLGSPRLLLLDEPGVGVDPQSRRELWSMVQELSHGGMTVIWSTAYLDEAARCPGVIMLDAGKVLFAGPPEDLTRRAEGRVFLLRGAADKRGRERGGGHREALARWSMRPGVEDALIQGSRLRLVLAADAPAALREEVLAQGGEPTPPDLEDAYMSAVGGINQKPSPYGRIAVNHGHGPRESGDAARPRIAAHKLTKKFGDFTAAHEISFEVRAGEIFGLLGPNGAGKSTTFRMLCGLSRPTSGDCAVDGVDLLSAGSAARSRLGYMAQKFSLYPDIAVKDNISIFADLYGLDKKRRDELLPVLAEALELKDFLRSRTGALPLGLKQRLALLCATLHEPPVLFLDEPTSGVDARTRRDFWKHILAMTSAGAAVLVTTHFMEEAEYCDRIALIYRGAMISVGTPDELKASATGLTDPTLEEAFIASIERYDKEHPL, from the coding sequence ATGAGGCCCGCCGTCGGGCCCGCCACGCCGGAAAAGCCGGGGCCGGACGAACCAGGCATCGCGGTGCGCCTGGAAGATCTGGGCATGAGTTTCGGCAAGGGCGCAACGGCGGTGGAAGCGCTCAAAGGCATCGACGCGCGTATTCCCGCCGGGCGGATCACCGGACTGGTGGGGCCGGACGCGGCGGGCAAGACCACCCTGATCCGCATTCTGGCCGGCCTGATGCAGCCCACCGGCGGCCGGGCTCTGGTGTTCGGCCGCCCGGCCATGGAGCTGGCCCGGCGCGAGCCCAACAGCATCGGCTACATGCCCCAGCGCTTCGGCCTGTATGAAGATCTCACGGTCATGGCGAATCTGCGCCTGCACGCCAGCCTGCGCGGGCTCACGGGCCAGGCCCGGGACGAACTTTTTGCCAGGCTGCTGGGCTTTACCTCTTTGGGACCGTTCACCGAACGGCTGGCCGGGCGGCTTTCCGGCGGCATGAAGCAGAAGCTGGGCATTGCCTGCGCCCTGTTGGGCTCGCCGCGCCTGCTTTTGCTGGACGAGCCGGGCGTGGGCGTGGACCCGCAGTCGCGCCGTGAACTCTGGAGCATGGTGCAGGAACTGAGCCACGGCGGCATGACCGTGATCTGGTCCACCGCCTATCTGGACGAGGCCGCGCGCTGTCCCGGCGTGATCATGCTGGACGCGGGCAAGGTGCTTTTTGCCGGGCCGCCGGAGGATCTGACCCGACGGGCCGAGGGCAGGGTGTTTCTGCTGCGCGGCGCTGCGGACAAGCGGGGCCGGGAGCGCGGCGGGGGGCACCGCGAGGCCCTGGCCCGCTGGAGCATGCGCCCCGGCGTGGAGGACGCCCTGATTCAGGGCAGCCGTCTGCGTCTGGTGCTGGCCGCCGACGCGCCCGCCGCCCTGCGCGAGGAGGTGCTGGCCCAGGGCGGGGAACCCACGCCCCCGGATCTGGAAGACGCCTATATGAGCGCCGTGGGCGGCATCAACCAGAAGCCCTCGCCTTACGGCCGTATTGCCGTGAATCACGGCCACGGCCCCCGCGAATCCGGGGACGCGGCGCGGCCGCGCATCGCCGCCCACAAGCTGACCAAAAAATTCGGGGACTTCACGGCAGCGCATGAAATCAGCTTTGAGGTGCGGGCCGGTGAGATCTTCGGCCTGCTGGGGCCCAACGGCGCGGGCAAGTCCACCACTTTCCGCATGCTCTGCGGCCTGTCCCGGCCCACTTCGGGCGACTGCGCGGTGGACGGCGTGGATCTGCTCAGCGCGGGCAGCGCCGCGCGTTCGCGCCTGGGCTATATGGCCCAGAAATTCTCGCTCTATCCCGACATCGCGGTGAAGGACAATATCAGCATTTTCGCGGATCTCTACGGCCTGGACAAAAAACGCCGGGACGAACTGCTGCCCGTGCTGGCCGAGGCCCTGGAGCTCAAGGATTTTCTGCGCAGCCGCACCGGGGCCCTGCCGCTGGGCCTGAAGCAACGCCTGGCGCTGCTCTGCGCCACCCTGCACGAACCGCCGGTGCTTTTTTTGGACGAACCCACCTCCGGAGTGGACGCCCGCACCCGGCGCGACTTCTGGAAACACATCCTGGCCATGACCTCGGCCGGGGCCGCCGTGCTGGTGACCACCCACTTCATGGAAGAAGCCGAATACTGCGACCGTATCGCCCTGATCTACCGGGGAGCCATGATCAGCGTGGGCACGCCGGACGAACTCAAGGCCTCGGCCACGGGCCTCACCGACCCCACGCTGGAGGAAGCGTTTATCGCCAGCATTGAGCGCTATGACAAGGAGCATCCCCTGTAG
- the hlyD gene encoding secretion protein HlyD, whose translation MHIPRKIQVIAVLAILAGAGFLAWHLFGARQSGDLTLYGNVDIRQVDLGFRVGGRIAAVLVDEGDAVSEGQPLARLDDDLLRQQRDQAAAKLAGQKADLARLERGYRVEEIAQARASVVAATAVAENASINLKRVAAMRASNAISQKELDNARAAEREAAAKLRSAQDQLDMLTSGYREEDVLAQRAAVAAADAELNHAEIQVRDAVLAAPQKGIILTRAREAGAIVQAGQTVYTLTLTNPVWLRAYVDEPNLGKVKPGMSVRVAVDAAPGKTFPGTVGFISPTAEFTPKTVETREVRTALVYRLRVQVEDPENVMRQGMPVTITLEPVTP comes from the coding sequence ATGCATATTCCCCGTAAAATACAAGTCATTGCCGTTCTGGCCATTCTGGCCGGGGCCGGGTTCCTGGCCTGGCACCTGTTCGGAGCGCGGCAGAGCGGCGATCTGACCCTGTACGGCAATGTGGATATCCGGCAGGTGGATCTGGGCTTTCGCGTGGGCGGGCGTATCGCCGCGGTGCTGGTGGATGAAGGCGATGCGGTGAGCGAGGGCCAGCCCCTGGCCCGGCTGGACGATGATCTGCTGCGCCAGCAGCGGGACCAGGCCGCCGCCAAACTGGCCGGGCAGAAGGCCGATCTGGCCCGCCTGGAACGCGGCTACCGCGTGGAGGAAATCGCTCAGGCCCGCGCCTCGGTGGTGGCAGCCACCGCCGTGGCGGAAAATGCGAGCATCAATCTGAAGCGCGTCGCGGCCATGCGCGCCTCCAATGCCATTTCCCAGAAGGAACTGGACAACGCCCGCGCGGCGGAGCGGGAGGCGGCGGCCAAGCTGCGTTCGGCCCAGGACCAGCTGGATATGCTTACCTCCGGCTACCGCGAGGAGGACGTGCTGGCCCAGCGCGCCGCCGTGGCCGCTGCGGACGCCGAACTGAACCACGCGGAAATCCAGGTGCGCGACGCGGTGCTCGCCGCGCCGCAGAAGGGCATTATTCTGACGCGCGCCCGCGAGGCCGGGGCCATTGTCCAGGCGGGACAGACCGTCTACACCCTCACCCTGACCAATCCGGTCTGGCTGCGGGCCTATGTGGACGAACCCAATCTGGGCAAGGTCAAGCCGGGCATGTCTGTGCGCGTGGCCGTGGACGCCGCGCCGGGCAAGACGTTCCCCGGCACGGTGGGCTTTATTTCGCCCACGGCCGAGTTCACCCCCAAGACCGTGGAAACCCGCGAAGTGCGCACGGCTCTGGTCTACCGTCTGCGTGTCCAGGTTGAGGATCCGGAAAACGTCATGCGCCAGGGCATGCCCGTGACCATTACCCTGGAGCCGGTGACGCCATGA
- a CDS encoding ABC transporter substrate-binding protein, with protein sequence MKKFICLAFLALFVVSAAQPLQAADKPEKVRIGYLSLVNGQLLSKYLQLHEKEMGVPVEWFRFNSGRDVNTAMASKSIDFGNVGLPPATIGLAGGMNYWGIMNANVLGAVESLVVRKDINSLKDLEGKTVVAPFGSTTHYLLIKALREAGVDMGKVKIMDMAPGEALAPFIRGDIDAAYIWEPGLGLVVQNGGKILLTSEQMAEKGHLTWDVISVQPEFARKYPELVMKFIKSELAAMEYWREHPEEAAKIIAKELGGISVEDAERMMAGTRLIGLDEQLSPAFLGTSAHKGRSAGDIINVAAFLLEQGRIKNEVPRQKAEDFLHPEFLEALRDGRNIK encoded by the coding sequence ATGAAGAAATTCATTTGCCTGGCGTTCCTGGCGCTGTTCGTTGTGTCGGCCGCTCAGCCGCTTCAAGCGGCGGACAAACCGGAAAAGGTGCGCATCGGCTATCTCTCCCTGGTCAACGGGCAGCTTCTTTCCAAGTACCTGCAACTGCATGAGAAAGAAATGGGCGTACCCGTGGAGTGGTTCCGCTTCAATTCCGGGCGGGACGTCAACACGGCCATGGCCTCCAAAAGCATCGACTTCGGCAATGTGGGCCTGCCCCCGGCCACGATCGGCCTGGCCGGAGGCATGAACTACTGGGGCATCATGAACGCCAATGTGCTGGGCGCGGTGGAATCCCTGGTGGTGCGCAAGGACATCAACAGTCTCAAGGATCTGGAGGGCAAGACCGTGGTGGCCCCCTTCGGCTCCACCACCCACTATCTGCTGATCAAAGCCCTGCGCGAGGCCGGGGTGGACATGGGCAAGGTCAAGATCATGGACATGGCCCCCGGCGAAGCCCTGGCCCCCTTTATTCGGGGCGACATCGACGCCGCCTATATCTGGGAGCCCGGCCTCGGCCTGGTGGTGCAAAACGGCGGCAAGATCCTGCTGACCAGCGAGCAGATGGCCGAAAAGGGGCATCTGACCTGGGATGTGATCAGCGTACAACCGGAATTTGCCCGGAAGTATCCCGAACTGGTCATGAAGTTCATCAAAAGCGAACTGGCGGCCATGGAGTACTGGCGGGAGCACCCGGAAGAGGCGGCAAAAATCATTGCCAAGGAGCTGGGCGGCATTTCCGTGGAGGACGCCGAGCGCATGATGGCCGGGACCCGGCTCATCGGCCTGGACGAGCAGCTGAGTCCCGCTTTCCTGGGCACCAGCGCCCACAAGGGCCGGTCGGCCGGGGATATCATAAATGTGGCCGCCTTCCTGCTGGAACAGGGCCGTATCAAGAATGAGGTGCCGCGACAGAAGGCCGAGGACTTCCTGCATCCGGAATTCCTTGAGGCCCTGCGCGACGGACGGAATATAAAGTAA
- a CDS encoding ABC transporter ATP-binding protein has protein sequence MDTKEGHLEIINASKIYDPEGVNVLAVDNCSFEIRAGEFVAIVGPSGCGKTTLLNMTAGFEDISRGEIRMDGQVIAAPGRRPQPGPDRVVVFQAGALFDWMTVRQNIMFGPLSTGAMNEAQAKARAMELIRMAGLKGYEDAYPIRISSGMKRRVEILRALINEPKTLLLDEPYRAMDAITKSVMHQFLLDMFDRVHKTVLFITHDLDEAIYLSDKVGIMTTRPGRFKKWIHVDLPRPRTFGTKKMPEFLDYKRQTIEAVREEARKSFERGEREGA, from the coding sequence GTGGACACCAAGGAAGGACATCTGGAGATCATCAATGCGAGCAAGATCTACGATCCCGAGGGGGTCAATGTGCTCGCGGTGGACAATTGCAGTTTTGAGATCCGGGCCGGGGAATTTGTAGCCATTGTGGGGCCTTCGGGTTGCGGCAAAACCACGCTGCTGAACATGACCGCCGGTTTCGAGGACATCTCCAGGGGCGAGATCCGCATGGACGGCCAGGTCATTGCCGCGCCGGGCCGCAGGCCGCAGCCGGGCCCGGACCGGGTGGTGGTCTTTCAGGCCGGGGCCCTGTTCGACTGGATGACAGTGCGGCAGAACATCATGTTCGGCCCGCTGTCCACCGGCGCCATGAATGAGGCCCAGGCCAAAGCGCGGGCCATGGAGCTGATCCGCATGGCCGGGCTGAAAGGCTATGAGGACGCCTACCCCATCCGCATTTCATCGGGCATGAAGCGGCGCGTGGAAATTCTGCGGGCCCTGATCAATGAACCCAAGACCCTGCTGCTGGACGAGCCCTACCGGGCCATGGACGCCATCACCAAATCAGTGATGCACCAGTTTCTGCTGGATATGTTCGACAGGGTGCACAAGACCGTGCTTTTCATCACGCATGACCTGGATGAGGCCATCTATCTCTCGGACAAGGTGGGCATCATGACCACCCGGCCGGGCCGTTTCAAAAAATGGATTCATGTGGATCTGCCCCGGCCGCGTACTTTCGGCACCAAGAAGATGCCGGAATTTCTCGATTACAAACGCCAGACCATCGAAGCGGTGCGGGAGGAAGCCCGGAAATCCTTTGAGCGCGGCGAGCGCGAGGGCGCGTAA
- a CDS encoding ABC transporter ATP-binding protein, which translates to MSDAAQAAATPAIMRVDHVSVSFGDRKILDDLSFSMEEGNFTCICGPSGCGKTTIMSVLAGYLAPQSGSCLFDGQPVSGPSPDRLVVFQENTLFQWMTLWDNTLFGPRIQGKNLKEAGEKARELIHLTGLDGFEGKFPGQLSGGMQRRAELIRALINEPRILLMDEPFRGLDAMTRGMMQEYFLRVFESTRISMLLITSELDEAVFMGDVLYLLSTMPTAIKKEMRVDLPRPRLVEHQTCPEFAEIQGEAFEVLESEALKSFEHVPGGR; encoded by the coding sequence ATGTCGGATGCGGCTCAGGCGGCGGCGACGCCGGCCATCATGCGGGTTGACCATGTCAGCGTCAGCTTCGGCGATAGGAAAATTCTGGACGATCTGTCCTTCAGCATGGAAGAGGGAAACTTCACCTGCATCTGCGGCCCGTCGGGCTGCGGCAAAACCACCATCATGTCCGTACTGGCCGGTTATCTCGCGCCGCAGAGCGGCTCCTGCCTCTTCGACGGGCAGCCGGTCAGCGGGCCCAGCCCGGACCGCCTGGTCGTCTTTCAGGAAAATACGCTCTTCCAGTGGATGACCCTCTGGGACAATACCCTGTTCGGCCCGCGTATTCAGGGCAAAAACCTGAAAGAAGCCGGGGAAAAGGCCAGGGAGCTTATTCACCTTACCGGTCTGGACGGCTTTGAGGGCAAGTTCCCCGGCCAGCTTTCCGGCGGCATGCAGCGCCGGGCCGAGTTGATCCGGGCCCTGATCAACGAGCCCAGGATTTTGCTCATGGACGAGCCGTTCCGGGGCCTGGACGCCATGACCAGGGGCATGATGCAGGAATATTTTCTGCGGGTTTTTGAAAGCACGCGCATCAGCATGCTGCTGATCACCTCGGAGCTGGATGAGGCCGTGTTCATGGGCGACGTGCTCTATCTCTTGTCCACCATGCCCACGGCCATCAAGAAAGAAATGCGCGTGGATCTGCCCCGGCCGCGCCTGGTGGAGCACCAGACCTGCCCGGAATTCGCGGAGATTCAGGGCGAAGCCTTTGAGGTGTTGGAGTCCGAGGCGCTGAAATCCTTCGAGCATGTTCCCGGCGGGCGCTGA
- a CDS encoding ABC transporter permease, with product MSGTRFKFRVENWITLATLLIIFLAWYEVTRRGVVPKIFIPSPYDVWQGFEETIFQGYHGRGLFYHCMVSLGRVLLGWLAACVIAIPLGLAMGLSSKVRAVFDYLIEFYRPLPPLAYYTLLVLWFGIGEFSKILLLFLAAIPPLTIGAVEGVKEVGPSVIQAARSLGADSRQVFCRIILPATTPAIITSMRISLGFTYTVLVAAEIVAATEGIGWMVWDASKFMRSDIIFVGIITMGVTGIGLDACLRFAAKHLLRWKRQ from the coding sequence ATGAGCGGCACGCGTTTCAAGTTCAGGGTGGAAAACTGGATCACCCTGGCGACCCTGCTGATTATTTTTCTGGCCTGGTATGAAGTGACCCGCCGGGGCGTTGTGCCCAAAATTTTCATCCCCTCGCCCTATGATGTCTGGCAGGGATTTGAGGAAACCATTTTCCAGGGCTACCATGGCCGAGGGCTTTTCTACCACTGCATGGTCAGCCTGGGCCGGGTGCTGCTGGGCTGGCTGGCCGCCTGCGTGATCGCCATCCCCCTGGGCCTGGCCATGGGCCTGAGTTCCAAGGTGCGGGCCGTATTCGACTATCTCATCGAGTTCTACCGTCCGCTGCCGCCTCTGGCCTATTACACCCTGCTGGTGCTCTGGTTCGGCATCGGTGAATTTTCCAAGATTCTGCTGCTCTTCCTGGCGGCCATTCCGCCCCTGACCATCGGCGCGGTGGAAGGCGTCAAGGAGGTCGGCCCTTCGGTGATCCAGGCCGCGCGCTCCCTGGGCGCGGACAGCCGGCAGGTCTTCTGCAGGATCATTCTGCCCGCCACCACCCCGGCCATCATCACCTCCATGCGCATCAGCCTGGGCTTTACCTACACCGTGCTGGTGGCCGCCGAAATCGTGGCCGCCACGGAGGGCATCGGCTGGATGGTCTGGGACGCCAGCAAGTTTATGCGGTCGGACATCATTTTTGTGGGCATCATCACCATGGGCGTCACCGGCATCGGCCTGGACGCCTGCCTGCGCTTTGCGGCGAAGCATCTTCTGCGCTGGAAGCGGCAGTAG
- a CDS encoding CBU_0592 family membrane protein, whose product MHYAFHDFIGNIGLVLLLGTYLLLQMGKIDSTRPLYSLLNALAALLIGVSLLFAFNMSAFLVEAFWFVISLYGIINCLRRRSARQ is encoded by the coding sequence ATGCATTATGCCTTTCATGATTTTATCGGCAATATCGGCCTTGTCCTGTTGTTGGGAACCTATCTGCTGCTGCAAATGGGCAAAATCGACAGTACACGGCCGCTCTATTCTCTGCTCAATGCGCTGGCCGCGCTGCTGATCGGCGTTTCCCTGCTTTTCGCCTTCAATATGTCCGCTTTTCTGGTGGAGGCCTTCTGGTTCGTGATCAGCCTGTACGGCATCATCAACTGCCTGCGCCGTCGGTCGGCCCGACAGTGA
- a CDS encoding RNA recognition motif domain-containing protein yields MATSIYVGNLSFSSTQAGLENLFSQYGTPLSVNLIMDRVTGRPRGFGFVEMEEGDARNAIAGLNGVEFEGRTLRVNEAEKRPAPRRW; encoded by the coding sequence ATGGCTACTTCTATCTATGTCGGTAATCTGTCTTTTTCCAGCACCCAGGCCGGTCTTGAGAATCTTTTCTCCCAGTACGGCACGCCGCTGTCCGTGAATCTGATCATGGACCGCGTCACCGGTCGCCCGCGCGGCTTCGGTTTTGTGGAAATGGAAGAGGGCGACGCCCGCAATGCCATCGCCGGTCTCAACGGCGTGGAATTTGAAGGCCGTACCCTGCGCGTCAACGAAGCTGAAAAGCGTCCCGCGCCCCGCCGCTGGTAA
- a CDS encoding ArsR/SmtB family transcription factor, which yields MNTQYLQTLPDDWEAVARVFSALGDATRQKILLLFEPGESISLKSLTELLPLSRTAVTHHVTTLVRAGLLQPSKRGREVYYSLDLELAIEALDKVRTYAAEMLAASGEQMP from the coding sequence ATGAACACGCAATATCTGCAAACCCTGCCGGATGACTGGGAAGCCGTGGCCCGGGTATTTTCGGCCCTTGGCGACGCCACGCGGCAGAAAATTCTGCTCCTGTTCGAACCGGGGGAGAGCATCAGCCTCAAAAGTCTGACCGAACTCCTGCCCCTGAGCCGGACGGCCGTGACCCACCATGTGACCACCCTGGTGCGGGCCGGACTGCTGCAACCCTCGAAACGAGGGCGGGAAGTCTACTACAGTCTTGATCTTGAACTGGCTATTGAGGCCCTGGACAAGGTCAGAACCTATGCGGCGGAGATGCTGGCGGCTTCCGGGGAACAAATGCCCTGA